One Punica granatum isolate Tunisia-2019 chromosome 3, ASM765513v2, whole genome shotgun sequence genomic window carries:
- the LOC116201306 gene encoding wall-associated receptor kinase-like 14, with protein MLVSRAILIVLTAATIIPAPLISLTTAHNSTSCTRTCGVRTVRYPFGFSPGCPIRLNCINSTGDIKIDKFQVLDITQSSIFIKLPTRCNRSISSIMPLFGSNYSPTRTNGFILQNCKAPQKGCYEHTWFLDIGNCTENHKGDNVSCFSPDNKGADVIGYEALNTTGCKFIQSSIAAVDANSLMFKAVELAWWLKGSPHEICDVNVSIDNVTLINGTKGIRCKCGDGFHGDGFINGTPCWRALSGCSSPRYFSHHCGRTAKLGILMGGLVAGAFLISGLTVICYLILRHSISLRSRMSAKRLLHVAAGSTSVPLYTYKDIERATNGFSERQKLGNGAYGTVYGGILHNDEWVAIKRIRHRDADSIDKVANEIKLLSSVSHPNLVRLLGCCIEDGEQILVYEFMPNGTLLQHLMKERGTGLPWTVRLRIAAETARAIAYLHSETNPPIFHRDVKSNNILLDSQYNSKVADFGLSRLGMTEANDSHISTAPQGTPGYLDPQYHQQFHLSDKSDVYSFGVVLVEIITALKVIDFRRPHSEVNLAALALDRISRGCVDEIIDPSIDPHWDAWTLSSIHKVAELAFRCLAHHWDLRPSMTEVAEELELICFSGWAAPEDNMTCIGGSSVASSSCASPYGGSEKSFGRGLSAKKGGGSRRLSIQQYYRRPEYSQNSTGNGKDNSRISAHNCQLSDKSSPSAAGLLQNMVP; from the exons ATGCTCGTTAGCAGAGCTATCCTAATTGTCCTGACCGCAGCCACCATCATCCCTGCACCATTAATCTCTCTGACCACGGCACACAACTCCACAAGCTGCACCCGGACTTGTGGGGTCCGCACCGTCAGGTACCCTTTTGGCTTCTCTCCTGGCTGCCCCATACGACTCAACTGCATCAACAGCACAGGAGACATCAAAATTGACAAATTCCAAGTCCTCGACATAACCCAGTCGAGCATCTTCATCAAACTCCCGACAAGATGCAACCGCTCGATCAGTTCAATCATGCCTCTCTTCGGTTCAAACTACTCGCCCACTCGGACAAACGGCTTCATCCTCCAGAACTGCAAGGCCCCACAGAAGGGCTGCTATGAGCATACCTGGTTCCTGGATATCGGAAACTGCACTGAGAATCATAAGGGGGATAATGTCAGCTGCTTCTCTCCAGACAACAAGGGGGCTGATGTCATTGGGTATGAGGCTCTAAACACGACCGGCTGCAAGTTCATCCAATCTTCAATTGCAGCAGTGGATGCCAACTCACTGATGTTTAAGGCGGTGGAACTAGCTTGGTGGCTCAAAGGCTCTCCTCACGAGATTTGTGATGTGAATGTGAGCATTGATAATGTGACTCTCATCAACGGCACCAAAGGTATCCGTTGCAAGTGCGGTGACGGGTTCCATGGCGATGGTTTCATCAATGGAACCCCTTGTTGGAGAG CTCTTTCAGGTTGCAGCAGTCCGAGATATTTTTCCCATCACTGCGGCCGAACTGCAAAACTGGGAATTCTCATGGGAG GGCTTGTTGCAGGCGCTTTCCTAATAAGTGGTCTAACAGTGATCTGTTACCTCATCCTTCGACATTCAATCTCTTTGAGAAGCCGAATGAGCGCGAAACGCCTTTTGCATGTAGCAGCAGGTAGCACAAGTGTCCCCTTATACACATACAAAGATATCGAGAGAGCTACGAATGGATTCTCTGAGAGACAGAAGCTCGGGAATGGGGCCTATGGCACTGTCTATGGAGGGATACTCCACAACGATGAGTGGGTAGCCATAAAAAGGATACGACACCGGGATGCAGACAGTATCGATAAAGTCGCGAATGAGATCAAGCTCCTTTCCTCAGTTAGCCATCCAAACCTAGTCCGTCTCCTGGGTTGTTGCATAGAGGACGGGGAACAGATCCTCGTTTATGAGTTCATGCCTAACGGGACGTTGTTGCAACATTTAATGAAAGAGAGGGGGACTGGGCTGCCGTGGACTGTAAGACTCAGGATCGCGGCTGAAACAGCCCGTGCGATTGCCTATCTTCACTCTGAGACGAACCCTCCAATTTTCCACAGGGACGTCAAGTCTAACAATATACTTTTAGATTCCCAGTACAACTCAAAGGTGGCGGATTTTGGTCTTTCTCGGCTCGGGATGACAGAAGCGAATGATTCTCACATCTCCACAGCTCCTCAGGGGACCCCGGGCTATCTTGATCCGCAGTACCACCAGCAATTCCATCTGTCTgacaagagcgatgtatacagTTTCGGGGTAGTCTTAGTTGAGATCATTACCGCCCTGAAAGTGATCGACTTCAGACGTCCCCACAGCGAGGTGAACTTGGCAGCGCTGGCACTGGACAGGATCAGCAGAGGTTGTGTGGACGAGATAATTGATCCGTCAATCGACCCGCACTGGGACGCTTGGACGCTTTCTTCCATACACAAAGTGGCAGAGTTGGCCTTCCGATGCCTCGCACATCACTGGGACTTGAGGCCTTCTATGACTGAAGTGGCAGAAGAGCTTGAACTGATATGTTTCAGCGGGTGGGCTGCGCCGGAGGATAATATGACGTGCATAGGGGGGTCCTCGGTCGCTTCTTCCTCTTGCGCATCGCCGTATGGTGGAAGTGAAAAGTCATTTGGCAGAGGCTTGTCAGCGAAGAAAGGTGGCGGGAGTCGGAGATTATCGATCCAACAATATTACAGGAGGCCCGAGTATTCTCAAAATTCCACGGGGAACGGGAAGGACAACTCACGGATTTCTGCTCACAATTGTCAGTTAAGCGATAAAAGTTCTCCTTCGGCAGCTGGCTTGTTACAGAATATGGTACCTTGA